Proteins from one Sphingomonas sp. HF-S4 genomic window:
- a CDS encoding LacI family DNA-binding transcriptional regulator, whose amino-acid sequence MRAKRATLKSIASELGVTPTSVSNAYNNPAKVSKELRERIIAHARSVNYDGPHPAARSLRTGRCGAIGVLFNDQLSYAFTDAHDITFLHGISSVCEEEGANLVLIPLKDKHPEQRDTLTAIVDGYILNAPYKSHPTIRMALARGLPTVVVDFDAPDLASVQTNDRAMMRATVAHLLALGHRRIAIVTFPFSEDHGEIFALDRDVPDENHVVRERIQGCRDAIDAAGLAQAEILVCETVNSEDGGQRAAERLLRRRPDLTALVCFSDRLARGAIVHCQSHALSVPQRVSVTGFDGLDPPGRQPETLRLTTVRQNAFEKGRKAAEILLREGGAAGLKVDIEAEFVVGDTTAGAWELRTE is encoded by the coding sequence GTGCGGGCGAAACGGGCCACTCTCAAATCGATCGCATCGGAGCTTGGCGTCACGCCCACCTCGGTCTCCAACGCGTACAACAACCCCGCCAAGGTCTCCAAGGAACTGCGCGAGCGGATCATCGCGCATGCCCGATCGGTCAATTATGACGGCCCCCATCCTGCGGCGCGATCGCTGCGCACAGGCCGCTGTGGCGCGATCGGCGTGCTGTTCAACGATCAGTTGAGCTACGCCTTCACCGACGCGCACGACATCACCTTCCTGCACGGGATCTCGTCGGTATGCGAGGAGGAAGGCGCGAACCTCGTGCTCATCCCGCTCAAGGACAAGCATCCCGAACAGCGTGATACGCTGACCGCGATCGTCGACGGCTATATCCTCAACGCGCCGTACAAGAGCCATCCGACGATCCGCATGGCGCTGGCGCGGGGACTGCCCACGGTGGTCGTCGATTTCGACGCGCCCGATCTCGCCAGCGTGCAGACCAACGACCGCGCGATGATGCGCGCCACAGTCGCCCATCTGCTGGCGCTGGGCCACCGCCGGATCGCCATCGTGACCTTTCCTTTCTCGGAGGATCATGGCGAGATCTTCGCACTGGATCGCGATGTCCCGGACGAGAACCATGTCGTGCGCGAACGCATCCAGGGCTGCCGTGACGCAATCGACGCGGCCGGGCTGGCCCAGGCCGAGATACTGGTTTGCGAAACGGTCAACAGCGAGGATGGCGGGCAGCGCGCGGCGGAGCGGCTGCTGCGCCGCCGGCCGGACCTCACTGCCTTGGTGTGCTTTTCCGACCGACTGGCGCGCGGCGCGATCGTGCATTGCCAGTCGCATGCGCTGTCGGTGCCGCAGCGCGTCTCGGTGACCGGCTTCGACGGGCTCGATCCGCCCGGCCGGCAACCCGAGACGCTGAGGCTCACCACCGTGCGCCAGAACGCATTCGAGAAGGGCCGCAAGGCAGCCGAGATCCT
- a CDS encoding carbohydrate ABC transporter permease, translating into MKRPRLSREAWIGLSLASTYLVFTAIFWAYPFFWLAKLSVTQWRFFDDPVFTGTRNLVLTVQDPQFLQALWNVLRFLAMYVPIAFGGALVVAFGLQHVGRGKAFVALCFLLSNVSSGVALSLVFTKIFSSTGPLNAVLFDLLGIRIPWTNHPTLAMLAIALVVAWKFVGYYGLILYSGLLTVPKEIYDAARLDRAGPLTRLVRITLPMINPQLMMVLVFAILVSFGLFTEPFLITGGGPADSTATPQMMIYETAFRRLQPSHAAMMSILVSAATYLLVLVARRLFERKVVLA; encoded by the coding sequence ATGAAGCGGCCGAGGCTTTCGCGCGAGGCATGGATCGGGCTGTCGCTCGCGTCGACCTATCTGGTTTTCACGGCGATCTTCTGGGCCTATCCCTTCTTCTGGCTCGCCAAGCTGTCGGTCACCCAATGGCGCTTCTTCGACGACCCCGTATTTACCGGAACGCGCAACCTCGTCCTGACCGTGCAGGATCCGCAATTCCTTCAGGCGCTGTGGAATGTGCTGCGTTTCCTGGCGATGTACGTGCCGATCGCGTTCGGCGGCGCGCTGGTCGTCGCGTTCGGGCTCCAGCATGTCGGGCGCGGCAAGGCGTTCGTCGCGCTCTGCTTCCTGCTCTCGAACGTGTCGTCGGGAGTCGCGCTCTCGCTCGTCTTCACCAAGATCTTCAGCTCGACCGGCCCGCTCAATGCCGTGCTGTTCGACTTGCTTGGCATCCGCATCCCCTGGACCAACCACCCCACGCTGGCGATGCTCGCGATCGCGCTGGTCGTCGCGTGGAAGTTCGTCGGCTATTACGGGCTGATCCTCTATTCGGGGCTGCTTACCGTGCCGAAGGAAATCTACGATGCGGCGCGGCTCGATCGTGCCGGGCCGCTTACTCGACTGGTCCGCATCACGCTGCCGATGATCAACCCGCAATTGATGATGGTGCTGGTCTTCGCGATCCTGGTGTCGTTCGGGTTGTTCACCGAGCCGTTCCTGATCACCGGTGGCGGCCCTGCCGACAGCACCGCGACGCCGCAGATGATGATCTACGAAACCGCGTTCCGCCGGCTCCAGCCGAGCCATGCGGCGATGATGAGCATTCTCGTCTCGGCTGCGACGTACCTGCTGGTCCTGGTCGCGCGGCGGCTGTTCGAGAGGAAAGTTGTGCTCGCATGA
- a CDS encoding ABC transporter substrate-binding protein — MTARREVLQLALGGAALLAGCSSRRAEKRTDRIRLWVAPNEAEEGFWKIAVARWNGQGRGLPVSFTTIPTAGASEDTVLSALVAGTEPDLSTNIFSGFAVQLAALGQVENLAAMPGYAELVARRDMGAIVPGWTQSGQVCALPIYSSPTLLWWRTDLLEKHGFSAPPRTYDEVYAFCERYGVARSRYGMQVISGRGWADRWFDFISFYYAASNGAPYLEGGHALYDNAAGLQAAGFIDRMFRRGWTALDFDAEEPLVSGLAAGAVRGPWDVERFAKIYPETLARIAAGPIVSQTAGQGAGATFSDSKGVVIFKSSRVAREAFEFLSWVLGEEELNLLWLQRTGLSPARGDLLENPRFADYYRGNQIAQAYAEHVASAKPPALSEHTIDIQKIMTAKLVEPLMTGQRTPREALAEAAAATDQMLRVRA, encoded by the coding sequence GTGACCGCGCGGCGCGAGGTTCTCCAGCTCGCGCTGGGCGGTGCGGCCCTGCTCGCCGGCTGCTCGTCGCGCCGTGCCGAGAAGCGTACCGACCGGATCCGTCTATGGGTTGCGCCCAACGAGGCCGAGGAAGGGTTCTGGAAAATCGCCGTCGCGCGCTGGAACGGGCAGGGACGGGGCCTGCCCGTGAGCTTCACGACGATCCCCACCGCAGGAGCCTCGGAAGATACCGTTCTGTCGGCGCTGGTCGCCGGCACCGAGCCCGATCTCAGCACCAATATCTTCTCCGGCTTCGCGGTCCAGCTCGCCGCGCTCGGCCAAGTCGAGAACCTTGCCGCGATGCCCGGCTATGCCGAGCTGGTCGCGCGGCGCGACATGGGCGCGATCGTGCCCGGCTGGACCCAAAGCGGCCAGGTCTGCGCGCTGCCGATCTATTCGAGCCCGACCCTGCTGTGGTGGCGCACCGATTTGCTCGAGAAACATGGCTTCTCGGCGCCGCCGCGGACCTATGACGAAGTCTACGCCTTTTGCGAGCGCTACGGCGTCGCGCGGTCGCGCTATGGGATGCAGGTCATCTCGGGCCGCGGCTGGGCGGACCGCTGGTTCGACTTCATCTCGTTCTACTATGCCGCATCGAACGGCGCCCCTTATCTGGAAGGCGGGCACGCGCTGTACGACAATGCGGCGGGGCTGCAGGCGGCGGGGTTCATCGACCGGATGTTCCGACGCGGCTGGACCGCGCTCGATTTCGATGCCGAGGAGCCGCTCGTCTCGGGGCTGGCGGCCGGGGCGGTGCGCGGTCCCTGGGACGTCGAGCGCTTCGCCAAGATCTATCCCGAGACGCTGGCGCGGATCGCGGCCGGGCCGATCGTTTCCCAGACGGCGGGGCAGGGGGCGGGTGCGACCTTTTCGGACAGCAAGGGCGTGGTGATCTTCAAGAGCAGCCGCGTCGCGCGCGAGGCGTTCGAATTCTTGTCCTGGGTGCTCGGGGAGGAAGAATTGAACCTGCTCTGGCTGCAGCGGACCGGGCTGTCGCCGGCGCGCGGTGACCTGCTCGAAAACCCGCGCTTCGCCGATTATTATCGCGGCAACCAGATCGCGCAGGCCTATGCCGAGCATGTCGCGAGCGCGAAGCCCCCCGCGCTTTCGGAGCACACCATCGACATCCAGAAGATCATGACCGCCAAGCTCGTCGAGCCGCTGATGACCGGGCAGCGTACGCCCAGGGAAGCGCTCGCAGAAGCAGCTGCGGCGACCGACCAGATGCTCCGGGTGCGGGCATGA